One part of the Glycine soja cultivar W05 chromosome 11, ASM419377v2, whole genome shotgun sequence genome encodes these proteins:
- the LOC114375465 gene encoding ATPase 9, plasma membrane-type-like, protein MGSLENIKNETVDLERIPVDEVFRELNCSKEGLSNEEGQKRLQVFGPNKLEEKKESKLLKFLGFMWNPLSWVMEAAAIMAIVLANGGGEPPDWQDFVGIMVLLVVNSTISFIEENNAGNAAAALMAGLAPKTKVLRDGRWSEEEASILVPGDIISIKLGDIIPADARLLEGDPLKIDQSALTGESLPTTKHPGDEIFSGSTVKQGEIEAVVIATGVHTFFGKAAHLVDSCNQVGHFQKVLTAIGNFCICSIAVGMIIEIVVMYPIQHRKYRSGINNLLVLLIGGIPIAMPTVLSVTMAIGSHRLSEQGAITKRMTAIEEMAGMDVLCSDKTGTLTLNKLTVDKNLIEVFARDADKDTVMLLGARASRVENQDAIDACIVGMLGDPKEARDGIKEVHFLPFNPVDKRTAITYIDTEGNWHRVSKGAPEQIIELCKLREDVKKKALSIIDKFADRGLRSLAVAKQEVPEKSKESAGGPWTFVGLLPLFDPPRHDSAETIRRALNLGVNVKMITGDQLAIGKETGRRLGMGSNMYPSSSLLGEHKDESIAGLPVDELIEKADGFAGVFPEHKYEIVKRLQDRKHICGMTGDGVNDAPALKRADIGIAVADATDAARGASDIVLTEPGLSVIVSAVLTSRAIFQRMKNYTIYAVSITIRIVLGFMLLALIWKFDFSPFMVLIIAILNDGTIMTISKDRVKPSPVPDSWKLREIFVTGIVLGTYLAVMTVVFFWAAHASDFFSDKFGVRSIRENYSELTAAVYLQVSIVSQALIFVTRSRSWSYVERPGMFLLVAFFIAQLIATVIAVYANWEFAKMKGIGWGWAGVIWLYSIIFYIPMDILKFIIRYALTGKAWNNITENRVAFTTKKDYGKGEREAQWAAAQRTLHGLNPPETEEMLNEKNNYRELSELAEQAKKRAEVARLRELHTLKGHVESVVKLKGLDIETMQQHYTV, encoded by the exons ATGGGAAGTCTCGAAAACATCAAGAACGAGACAGTTGATCTC GAGCGGATACCTGTTGATGAAGTGTTCCGAGAACTGAACTGTTCGAAGGAAGGTCTCTCAAATGAGGAAGGCCAAAAGAGGTTGCAAGTTTTTGGACCCAACAAGTTGGAAGAAAAGAAG GAAAGCAAGTTGCTGAAATTCTTGGGTTTTATGTGGAACCCTCTCTCATGGGTGATGGAAGCCGCCGCCATCATGGCAATTGTATTGGCAAACGGAGGG GGTGAGCCACCGGACTGGCAGGACTTTGTGGGAATCATGGTGTTGCTAGTAGTGAACTCAACGATCAGTTTTATAGAAGAAAACAACGCGGGGAATGCTGCTGCAGCGTTGATGGCAGGGCTTGCTCCGAAAACGAAGGTTTTGAGAGATGGAAGGTGGTCAGAGGAGGAGGCTTCAATACTGGTACCGGGAGACATAATCAGCATCAAATTAGGAGACATAATCCCAGCTGATGCTCGTCTCTTGGAAGGAGATCCCCTCAAGATCGATCAATCCGCACTCACCGGCGAGTCCTTGCCTACAACCAAGCACCCTGGCGATGAAATCTTCTCCGGCTCCACCGTCAAGCAAGGAGAGATTGAGGCCGTCGTCATCGCCACTGGGGTCCACACCTTCTTCGGCAAGGCTGCTCATTTGGTCGACAGCTGCAACCAAGTTGGCCATTTCCAGAAGGTCTTGACAGCCATTGGTAACTTCTGCATTTGCTCCATTGCTGTTGGCATGATCATTGAGATTGTTGTCATGTATCCAATTCAGCACCGCAAGTATAGGAGTGGAATTAACAATCTCCTGGTTCTCCTCATCGGAGGGATTCCCATTGCCATGCCAACAGTGTTGTCGGTCACAATGGCCATCGGTTCCCACAGGCTGTCGGAGCAAGGTGCTATCACCAAGAGGATGACGGCCATTGAGGAGATGGCTGGAATGGATGTTTTGTGCAGTGACAAGACTGGCACTCTCACACTCAACAAGCTTACGGTAGACAAGAATTTGATTGAGGTTTTCGCAAGAGATGCCGACAAGGATACAGTGATGTTGCTTGGAGCTAGGGCCTCCAGGGTCGAGAACCAAGATGCCATTGATGCTTGCATTGTTGGGATGTTGGGCGATCCAAAGGAGGCCAGAGATGGGATCAAAGAGGTGCATTTCCTACCCTTTAATCCAGTGGACAAGCGCACCGCCATAACATACATAGACACTGAGGGTAACTGGCACCGAGTAAGCAAAGGTGCACCTGAGCAGATTATCGAGCTTTGCAAGCTTCGGGAAGATGTCAAGAAGAAGGCTCTTTCCATCATTGATAAGTTTGCTGATCGCGGTCTTCGTTCCCTTGCTGTTGCCAAACAA GAAGTGCCAGAAAAAAGTAAGGAGAGTGCAGGAGGACCGTGGACGTTTGTTGGTTTGCTGCCACTTTTTGACCCACCAAGGCATGACAGTGCTGAGACCATAAGGCGTGCTCTCAATCTGGGAGTGAACGTTAAGATGATCACTGGTGATCAACTTGCTATTGGTAAAGAAACTGGTCGCAGGCTTGGCATGGGAAGCAACATGTACCCTTCTTCCTCTCTCCTTGGTGAGCACAAGGATGAGTCCATTGCTGGCCTTCCAGTCGATGAGCTTATTGAGAAGGCTGATGGCTTTGCCGGTGTCTTCCCtg AGCACAAGTATGAGATTGTGAAGAGACTTCAAGATAGGAAGCACATATGTGGGATGACAGGAGACGGTGTGAACGATGCTCCTGCGCTGAAAAGGGCTGACATTGGAATTGCTGTGGCGGATGCAACCGATGCAGCTCGAGGTGCTTCTGACATTGTCCTGACGGAGCCTGGCTTGAGTGTGATTGTGAGTGCAGTGTTGACAAGCAGAGCCATCTTCCAGAGAATGAAGAACTATACCATATATGCTGTCTCTATAACAATCCGAATAGTGTTGGGCTTTATGCTGCTTGCTCTCATCTGGAAGTTTGACTTCTCACCTTTTATGGTTTTGATCATTGCCATACTCAATGATGGCACCATCATGACCATTTCCAAGGATAGGGTCAAGCCATCTCCTGTGCCAGATTCATGGAAGCTCAGAGAGATTTTTGTTACTGGAATTGTGCTTGGTACCTACCTCGCTGTCATGACTGTTGTCTTCTTCTGGGCTGCTCATGCATCTGATTTTTTCTCG GATAAATTTGGCGTGAGATCCATCAGGGAGAACTACAGTGAGCTCACAGCAGCTGTTTACCTTCAAGTGAGTATTGTAAGTCAGGCTCTTATCTTTGTTACTCGGTCAAGGAGCTGGTCTTATGTTGAACGTCCTGGCATGTTTCTTCTTGTTGCCTTTTTCATAGCACAACTG aTTGCCACGGTGATAGCTGTGTATGCAAACTGGGAATTTGCAAAGATGAAAGGGATTGGATGGGGTTGGGCTGGTGTCATTTGGCTCTACAGCATTATTTTCTACATACCCATGGATATACTCAAGTTCATCATCCGATATGCATTGACTGGGAAGGCATGGAATAATATAACTGAGAATAGG GTTGCTTTCACCACAAAGAAGGATTAtggaaagggagagagagaagcACAATGGGCTGCAGCACAACGCACATTGCATGGCCTGAATCCACCTGAAACGGAGGAAATGTTGAATGAAAAGAACAACTACAGGGAATTGTCCGAACTTGCAGAACAAGCCAAGAAGCGTGCTGAAGTTGCAAGGCTAAGGGAGCTTCACACACTTAAAGGCCATGTTGAGTCTGTCGTCAAACTCAAGGGACTTGACATTGAGACAATGCAGCAACACTACACCGTTTGA